A single genomic interval of Osmia lignaria lignaria isolate PbOS001 chromosome 9, iyOsmLign1, whole genome shotgun sequence harbors:
- the LOC117609814 gene encoding putative cytochrome P450 12a5, mitochondrial isoform X1: MQRLLPKFTSISRRCSVMKLSKPLATNDSQKCLDLNASDILSAPITQSQTTSVMNESLTRTNSIPLLDQSAAEVSTATFEITTSKNESQIIGDRSAQPFEEIPGPAVLKIWEKYWKFVPLFGTQLFSSLLINRFTQGRLSWNRNVTPLKYLFNEYGCIVRINGPLSGDIVMIHRPEHIAEVFKQEGDTPLRSGIDILQHYRLNYRKYRLAGAFSLQGSEWLELREKVEQEFEQIASNFFDRIDAICDELINRIYKIRNRQNEVPATFHEDLLRWGMECFCNLTFNKHLGFLESAGYNSTSETSRIVNAMMVAHKYMSRCETGFQVWRFFLTPFARKLFDACDVLDGVIGKYVRHAQNKLRSRSPQDVEGGSPVLEKFLLNEGIRPDDLCTLLMDMMILGVQATVNSEAFLLYYLARNPRTQRKIYDEIVSVLPSSDSPFTEKTVRNMPYLKACLQESLRLRPAVPYITRLLPKTISLHGYTIPKGTFVIMANQITSQREENFEDPEKFRPERWLNSKKEDTDFSYLPFGYGARSCLGKNMAEAKMMLLTAKLIRQFRIEYDYADIKSSFMMVNVPNKPLRFRFVDRN, from the exons ATGCAACGTCTGTTACCGAAATTTACGTCGATTTCTCGACGATGTTCCGTGATGAAGCTGTCGAAACCTTTAGCAACGAACGACAGCCAAAAGTGTTTGGATCTTAACGCCTCTGACATACTCT CTGCGCCCATTACACAGTCCCAAACAACATCAGTGATGAACGAATCGTTAACCCGAACGAATTCGATTCCACTGTTGGATCAATCGGCCGCAGAAGTGTCGACGGCCACATTCGAGATTACCACCTCGAAAAACGAATCGCAGATCATCGGAGATCGATCGGCGCAACCCTTTGAGGAGATTCCTGGACCGGCGGTGCTGAAGATCTGGGAGAAGTATTGGAAATTCGTGCCGCTGTTCGGTACGCAACTGTTTTCCAGTCTGCTAATCAACAGATTCACTCAGG GACGACTATCGTGGAATCGAAACGTCACacctttgaaatatttatttaatgaataCGGTTGCATCGTGAGAATCAATGGACCACTTTCAGGAGACATTGTAATGATTCATAG ACCAGAACACATAGCGGAAGTGTTCAAGCAAGAAGGCGACACCCCTCTTAGAAGCGGTATCGACATTTTGCAGCATTACAGATTGAATTATCGAAAATATCGTCTTGCTGGTGCATTCTCTCT ACAAGGTTCGGAATGGTTGGAACTGAGAGAAAAGGTGGAGCAGGAATTCGAACAGATCGCCTCGAATTTCTTTGACAGAATCGACGCGATCTGCGACGAACTTATCAACAGGATATACAAAATACGAAACAGGCAAAACGAA gtGCCCGCTACGTTCCACGAGGATCTCCTTCGATGGGGCATGGAATGTTTCTGCAATCTCACATTTAACAAGCATCTCGGTTTTCTCGAATCAGCTGGATATAACTCCACCTCGGAGACGTCGAGGATCGTCAATGCCATGATGGTAGCTCACAAATATATGAGTCGTTGCGAGACTGGCTTTCAAGTCTGGCGATTCTTCCTAACTCCATTCGCCAGGAAGCTCTTCGACGCCTGCGACGTGCTCGATGG CGTCATAGGAAAGTACGTTCGTCATGCTCAGAACAAGCTTCGAAGTCGATCCCCTCAGGACGTAGAAGGCGGTTCACCGGTTTTGGAGAAGTTCCTTTTGAACGAGGGTATCCGTCCGGACGACCTGTGCACGTTGCTGATGGACATGATGATTTTGGGTGTACAAGCG ACAGTAAACTCCGAAGCTTTCCTACTGTATTACTTAGCAAGGAATCCACGAACTCAGAGGAAAATCTACGACGAGATTGTATCGGTTTTACCGAGCAGTGATTCGCCCTTCACCGAGAAAACCGTGAGAAATATGCCATACTTGAAAGCTTGTCTCCAGGAAAGCTTAAG ATTGCGACCAGCTGTTCCCTATATCACCAGGCTGCTACCTAAAACGATTTCGTTGCACGGTTACACGATACCCAAAGGG ACTTTCGTCATAATGGCGAATCAGATCACTTCTCAAAGGGAAGAAAACTTTGAGGACCCAGAGAAATTTCGACCAGAAAGGTGGTTGAATTCTAAAAAAGAGGACACTGATTTCAGCTACTTACCCTTCGGTTATGGTGCAAGATCGTGCTTGGGAAAAAACATGGCCGAAGCAAAGATGATGTTACTCACTGCAAAG CTTATACGTCAATTCAGAATCGAATACGACTACGCCGACATCAAAAGCAGCTTCATGATGGTGAACGTACCGAATAAACCACTTCGTTTCCGTTTCGTCGACAGGAATTAA
- the LOC117609814 gene encoding putative cytochrome P450 12a5, mitochondrial isoform X2, giving the protein MQRLLPKFTSISRRCSVMKLSKPLATNDSQKCLDLNASDILSAPITQSQTTSVMNESLTRTNSIPLLDQSAAEVSTATFEITTSKNESQIIGDRSAQPFEEIPGPAVLKIWEKYWKFVPLFGRLSWNRNVTPLKYLFNEYGCIVRINGPLSGDIVMIHRPEHIAEVFKQEGDTPLRSGIDILQHYRLNYRKYRLAGAFSLQGSEWLELREKVEQEFEQIASNFFDRIDAICDELINRIYKIRNRQNEVPATFHEDLLRWGMECFCNLTFNKHLGFLESAGYNSTSETSRIVNAMMVAHKYMSRCETGFQVWRFFLTPFARKLFDACDVLDGVIGKYVRHAQNKLRSRSPQDVEGGSPVLEKFLLNEGIRPDDLCTLLMDMMILGVQATVNSEAFLLYYLARNPRTQRKIYDEIVSVLPSSDSPFTEKTVRNMPYLKACLQESLRLRPAVPYITRLLPKTISLHGYTIPKGTFVIMANQITSQREENFEDPEKFRPERWLNSKKEDTDFSYLPFGYGARSCLGKNMAEAKMMLLTAKLIRQFRIEYDYADIKSSFMMVNVPNKPLRFRFVDRN; this is encoded by the exons ATGCAACGTCTGTTACCGAAATTTACGTCGATTTCTCGACGATGTTCCGTGATGAAGCTGTCGAAACCTTTAGCAACGAACGACAGCCAAAAGTGTTTGGATCTTAACGCCTCTGACATACTCT CTGCGCCCATTACACAGTCCCAAACAACATCAGTGATGAACGAATCGTTAACCCGAACGAATTCGATTCCACTGTTGGATCAATCGGCCGCAGAAGTGTCGACGGCCACATTCGAGATTACCACCTCGAAAAACGAATCGCAGATCATCGGAGATCGATCGGCGCAACCCTTTGAGGAGATTCCTGGACCGGCGGTGCTGAAGATCTGGGAGAAGTATTGGAAATTCGTGCCGCTGTTCG GACGACTATCGTGGAATCGAAACGTCACacctttgaaatatttatttaatgaataCGGTTGCATCGTGAGAATCAATGGACCACTTTCAGGAGACATTGTAATGATTCATAG ACCAGAACACATAGCGGAAGTGTTCAAGCAAGAAGGCGACACCCCTCTTAGAAGCGGTATCGACATTTTGCAGCATTACAGATTGAATTATCGAAAATATCGTCTTGCTGGTGCATTCTCTCT ACAAGGTTCGGAATGGTTGGAACTGAGAGAAAAGGTGGAGCAGGAATTCGAACAGATCGCCTCGAATTTCTTTGACAGAATCGACGCGATCTGCGACGAACTTATCAACAGGATATACAAAATACGAAACAGGCAAAACGAA gtGCCCGCTACGTTCCACGAGGATCTCCTTCGATGGGGCATGGAATGTTTCTGCAATCTCACATTTAACAAGCATCTCGGTTTTCTCGAATCAGCTGGATATAACTCCACCTCGGAGACGTCGAGGATCGTCAATGCCATGATGGTAGCTCACAAATATATGAGTCGTTGCGAGACTGGCTTTCAAGTCTGGCGATTCTTCCTAACTCCATTCGCCAGGAAGCTCTTCGACGCCTGCGACGTGCTCGATGG CGTCATAGGAAAGTACGTTCGTCATGCTCAGAACAAGCTTCGAAGTCGATCCCCTCAGGACGTAGAAGGCGGTTCACCGGTTTTGGAGAAGTTCCTTTTGAACGAGGGTATCCGTCCGGACGACCTGTGCACGTTGCTGATGGACATGATGATTTTGGGTGTACAAGCG ACAGTAAACTCCGAAGCTTTCCTACTGTATTACTTAGCAAGGAATCCACGAACTCAGAGGAAAATCTACGACGAGATTGTATCGGTTTTACCGAGCAGTGATTCGCCCTTCACCGAGAAAACCGTGAGAAATATGCCATACTTGAAAGCTTGTCTCCAGGAAAGCTTAAG ATTGCGACCAGCTGTTCCCTATATCACCAGGCTGCTACCTAAAACGATTTCGTTGCACGGTTACACGATACCCAAAGGG ACTTTCGTCATAATGGCGAATCAGATCACTTCTCAAAGGGAAGAAAACTTTGAGGACCCAGAGAAATTTCGACCAGAAAGGTGGTTGAATTCTAAAAAAGAGGACACTGATTTCAGCTACTTACCCTTCGGTTATGGTGCAAGATCGTGCTTGGGAAAAAACATGGCCGAAGCAAAGATGATGTTACTCACTGCAAAG CTTATACGTCAATTCAGAATCGAATACGACTACGCCGACATCAAAAGCAGCTTCATGATGGTGAACGTACCGAATAAACCACTTCGTTTCCGTTTCGTCGACAGGAATTAA